A genomic segment from Pseudoalteromonas nigrifaciens encodes:
- a CDS encoding transposase yields MAIARKRQVSLVDTKYYHCISRCVRRAFLCGVDNFTNQSYEHRRGWVESKLLALANVFCIDVCAYAVMSNHTHLVLYVDDKKAKRLTDKAIIQRWHRLCKGTVLTNKYLQGEELSKIEWLFLNETISEYRERLANISWFMRLLNEDIARRANKEDNCTGRFWEGRFKSQALLDEAALIACMAYVDLNPIRAKAAATPETSEHTSVKIRIESATAGKQPKQLLRFSGKSKKHMAKGLPFALKSYLELVELTGRCIREGKKGHIESITLPLLQRVNITPENWLKLTTQFSRVFHGAVGRPASHEGYCEHLNRKRRANVSNCEKLLA; encoded by the coding sequence ATGGCTATCGCAAGAAAGCGTCAGGTAAGTTTGGTCGATACAAAATACTACCACTGTATTTCGCGCTGTGTACGCCGTGCATTTTTATGCGGCGTAGACAACTTTACTAATCAATCGTATGAACATCGCAGAGGGTGGGTTGAAAGCAAATTACTTGCCCTCGCTAACGTATTTTGTATCGATGTGTGCGCATATGCAGTAATGAGTAATCACACCCACTTAGTACTCTATGTTGATGATAAAAAAGCCAAGCGACTAACCGATAAAGCCATTATTCAGCGGTGGCACAGGCTTTGTAAAGGCACTGTTCTCACTAACAAATATCTGCAAGGTGAAGAGCTAAGTAAAATTGAATGGCTCTTTCTAAATGAAACAATCAGTGAATACCGAGAACGCTTAGCTAATATCAGTTGGTTTATGCGCTTATTAAATGAAGACATTGCGCGCAGAGCTAATAAAGAAGATAACTGTACCGGACGGTTTTGGGAGGGACGTTTTAAATCACAAGCCCTCTTAGATGAAGCCGCATTAATCGCCTGTATGGCATATGTTGATTTAAACCCAATAAGAGCAAAGGCAGCAGCAACACCAGAAACATCAGAGCATACCAGCGTAAAAATACGCATTGAAAGTGCCACTGCAGGTAAGCAACCGAAGCAACTCCTGCGCTTTTCAGGTAAATCAAAAAAGCACATGGCAAAAGGATTACCCTTTGCGCTTAAATCTTACCTTGAACTAGTAGAATTAACTGGACGTTGTATACGCGAAGGCAAGAAAGGCCATATTGAGAGTATCACTTTACCCCTGTTACAAAGAGTAAACATTACCCCCGAAAACTGGCTAAAACTCACCACACAATTTAGTCGCGTATTTCATGGTGCAGTAGGTCGCCCAGCGTCGCACGAAGGATACTGCGAACACCTAAACAGAAAGCGGCGCGCCAACGTTAGTAACTGCGAAAAGCTACTGGCTTAA
- a CDS encoding ACT domain-containing protein → MAGILAINELLKSMQPVLNQGEYIFCCLAGSLADYVHLNPLATYAEEEGLTLILKAETADKAGITYEGKYSLITLNVHSSLEAVGLTAAVSAKLTEHGISANVVAAFYHDHIFVQADKAHAALNALKEIG, encoded by the coding sequence ATGGCCGGAATTTTAGCTATAAACGAATTATTAAAATCAATGCAGCCTGTGCTTAATCAAGGCGAATATATATTTTGCTGTTTGGCAGGCTCACTTGCCGATTATGTTCATTTAAACCCACTTGCTACTTACGCTGAAGAAGAAGGGCTAACCCTTATTTTGAAAGCTGAAACTGCCGATAAAGCAGGAATTACTTACGAGGGAAAATATAGTTTAATTACTCTTAACGTACATTCCAGCCTTGAGGCTGTAGGCTTAACAGCGGCAGTATCTGCCAAACTGACAGAGCATGGCATTAGCGCTAATGTGGTAGCTGCGTTTTATCACGACCATATTTTTGTACAAGCAGATAAAGCCCACGCAGCGTTAAATGCGCTGAAAGAGATTGGTTAG
- a CDS encoding DUF3325 domain-containing protein codes for MMELLQFSLCLLAFNAFALAKFNHFKDVFKKRPTNLQRKYLLVTAWISILLSLLLCVNDQSGYGALLFCGYMSLSTLIIMVFYNFITQLVKVFSVLNLVVTALTTLLLVLN; via the coding sequence ATGATGGAGTTATTACAATTTAGCCTCTGTTTGCTGGCTTTTAACGCGTTTGCGTTGGCTAAATTTAATCATTTTAAAGATGTTTTTAAAAAACGGCCGACTAATTTGCAAAGAAAATACCTCCTAGTTACCGCTTGGATCAGTATTTTACTAAGTCTGCTCCTTTGTGTGAATGATCAAAGCGGGTATGGTGCGTTGCTTTTTTGTGGTTATATGTCGCTAAGTACTTTAATTATAATGGTTTTTTATAATTTTATAACTCAGCTTGTTAAAGTTTTTAGTGTGTTAAATTTGGTTGTAACAGCCTTAACTACTCTACTTTTAGTATTAAACTAG
- a CDS encoding YaiI/YqxD family protein, whose amino-acid sequence MKIWVDADACPVVIKEILFRAAERTQTETILVANHAMRIPPSKYISRLQVSSGFDVADDEIVKRIAKGDLVITGDIPLASEVIDNGGQALNPRGELYTTENIRSILNVRDFMDTMRSSGVEMSGGPPPLSQTDRQNFANNLDRILAQNKAG is encoded by the coding sequence ATGAAAATTTGGGTAGATGCAGACGCGTGTCCAGTGGTTATCAAAGAAATACTTTTTAGGGCCGCTGAGCGCACACAAACCGAAACCATATTAGTGGCTAATCATGCCATGCGTATCCCGCCATCAAAATATATTAGCCGCTTACAAGTGTCTTCGGGTTTTGATGTTGCTGATGACGAAATAGTAAAACGTATTGCTAAAGGTGACTTAGTGATCACCGGCGATATTCCACTGGCCAGTGAAGTAATAGACAACGGCGGGCAAGCACTCAACCCGCGTGGCGAGCTTTATACTACTGAGAATATTCGCTCAATACTTAATGTACGCGACTTTATGGATACCATGCGCTCGAGCGGCGTAGAAATGAGTGGCGGGCCGCCGCCGCTTAGCCAAACCGATCGCCAAAACTTTGCTAATAATCTCGATCGTATTTTAGCGCAAAATAAGGCAGGCTAA
- a CDS encoding lipocalin family protein, which yields MNKIKYFLLTITLFSLSACTSPPEGITAVKNFDLQKYQGKWYEIARLNHSFEEGMEQVTANYTINDDGTVKVINKGYITKEQQWKNAQGLAKFVGDSDIGHFKVSFFGPFYGAYVIFELEQADYQYAFITSYNKDYLWFLSRTPQVGDELKEHFLKTVKDLGFATEQIIWVKQK from the coding sequence ATGAACAAAATAAAATATTTTTTACTCACCATTACACTATTTTCACTCAGTGCATGTACTAGTCCGCCAGAAGGGATCACTGCGGTTAAAAACTTTGACTTACAAAAATATCAAGGTAAATGGTACGAAATAGCACGGCTAAATCATTCGTTCGAAGAGGGTATGGAGCAGGTTACTGCTAACTATACTATTAATGACGATGGCACTGTAAAGGTAATTAATAAGGGCTATATTACTAAAGAACAACAATGGAAGAATGCTCAAGGCCTTGCAAAATTTGTGGGGGATTCTGACATAGGACATTTTAAAGTATCGTTTTTTGGTCCATTTTATGGGGCTTACGTTATTTTTGAACTTGAGCAAGCTGATTACCAATATGCATTTATAACGAGTTATAACAAAGATTACTTATGGTTTTTATCACGTACGCCACAGGTAGGCGATGAGTTAAAAGAGCACTTTTTAAAAACAGTTAAAGACTTAGGCTTTGCAACTGAGCAAATTATTTGGGTTAAGCAAAAATAA
- a CDS encoding DUF6942 family protein — translation MSKQLIGLGDEQFNVAVYVAKAPPMPYFETLNSLEPVINEQINTINQHCGNGWRKVFNVYAKVLFALPSEHYSFAKQAPTWQQYRDEFLLQKNSKTALLFSAPNLTITSADKASSNKNQLHIIAGRTHAKNLLQHGKLQTQFDWLDDEFAIDAINNIIVCPYFDYRQLSNIKIARLSELVAQLKSSL, via the coding sequence TTGAGCAAGCAGTTAATTGGTTTAGGTGACGAGCAATTTAACGTGGCGGTGTATGTAGCAAAGGCCCCGCCAATGCCCTACTTCGAAACGCTCAACAGCCTAGAGCCCGTTATTAATGAGCAAATAAATACTATAAACCAACATTGCGGTAATGGTTGGCGTAAAGTATTTAACGTATACGCTAAAGTATTGTTTGCCCTGCCTAGTGAGCATTACTCATTTGCAAAACAAGCACCTACTTGGCAGCAATATCGCGATGAATTTTTACTTCAAAAAAACAGTAAAACCGCCCTACTGTTTAGCGCGCCTAATCTTACTATTACTTCTGCAGATAAAGCTTCTAGCAATAAAAACCAACTGCACATAATTGCCGGGCGCACCCACGCTAAAAATTTACTCCAACACGGTAAATTACAAACGCAGTTTGATTGGCTCGATGACGAGTTTGCAATAGACGCTATTAATAATATTATTGTGTGCCCGTATTTTGATTACAGGCAACTAAGTAATATAAAAATAGCGAGGCTTAGCGAGCTTGTCGCGCAACTTAAAAGTAGTTTATGA